The Alosa sapidissima isolate fAloSap1 chromosome 8, fAloSap1.pri, whole genome shotgun sequence genome segment acacacacacacacacacacacacaggagcactggcacaaacacacgcacacacaaatacactcacacactctcacctcgTCATATCCTGTATGCACTGTGCTCTGTAGTTCTCGTAGTGGACGTCACAGGTCACATCCTTTAAGTCGTGCATGTGTGAGCGAATCAGCATGCTCCGAAGCTTCACAAAGTCACAGTGGGACTGATTCtccactgcaacacacacacatacacacaatattcATATAATCACAcaagcaaagacacacacagattttttCAAGCAAACAAAtgccacacacacgctcagtaGTAATCACACAGAGCAAACATGTTGTTCTTTTTAGACGGGAgttaattaagcaataagccccgagaggctgtaggttacactgattttactcacacacagacacacagaccctctCTTTTTTAAATACTGTATGCAAAGATCTAGCTTAACTTTAAAAATATTACTTACATGGTCCAACAACCACTCAACAACATACTCCAGCACTgaaatagacacaaacacacacacacacacacacacacaccttctacgATGCCCCAGGGGTAGACACGCCCCCGCACTCGCTGGCCCCGCGCTTCCACCACTGTGTTACTGCCGATCACTGCAAACGGTGTACACTCctgtagcacacacacgcacacgcacacacacacacatttattttgattTGTATTCACGTGTTCAAATAAACCTACAATGTGTTTACCCTGTACTCTAGATTGGCTTGTCGATTAATAGGCCTATGTATAGCCATTTTGTGATGCTCAGAATTCTAAGAATAACCAACTCAGTGCACCTGACTTTCACTGTCTGACCCCTCACCTTCAGCTCTTTGTCCAGCTGTTTGAATTCTTCATCCTCGTCTGAGTCGCACTCCGGGAACTGGTAGACTTTGATCCCAAACTTCTCAATCTCGTCTCGTACCTGGTGCAGGGGAGAGCCAGGATTAGCATGGCAGTTAGCATTATCTCAAGATTAGCTTAATTCCTCCTCATTAgtagaaacacaaacacctGAGTTTACACAACAACTCTGCACACAAAGAAATACCGTTCACCGCTCATAGAATCTGATAGGTAGGCTTCTCTCTCCACCATATCAACACAATGCTGATACATTCATGATATGCATATCATGTAGCACTGACTGAAAAAGCAGTTATTGATATGCACCCAGATATGTAAttataatttgatttctgtACTTTATTATGAACACAATGGACCCCTAGATTAGCATGTTGTCCATCCACACCTAAAAAACAGACTCAGAGGTATTTGGTATGGGGTGAACACTACTGGGGCTTAGTCTGCTGAGCTGGAGCTATGTGAGAACAGAGGGGAACAGCTGGATTAAGATGGGAAGAGGCTCAATGGCTTAAACAGTAAAGGCAAAGAAAGCCACAGACATCTACACATTGATGGTATAGCTCACAGTGGGTGTTACTGGGACTGGGACTGAAGGTCCTCAGTCAAAACAAAGAGGTTACAGGCAACTCCTCTTTCACTGTTGCTGTGTACGGACAATTTATTTTAACCCAATAATGAATTATTATGATGATAAATTAAATATTGATTCTAAAATGAATAGCTCCGGTTCTTgcttatgattggctgaatcacgttcgatgtcgttgtaaaatccagcatcCACTTTGACCGTATTTCGTTCTAgattactgcgctaccacaaCTCGATTCAAAAGTTAGAGTATCTGCATCTCGAAGTTGCTGGGAAACCATtctgatagaggaaatatatttcttggcggaagaatgattatctatgaataaattgtTACATGTctcgttgctgtgcctttatttcacaaaatcttgccagatatatgtagtagccgttttagaaaagcaataagccactcgagtccgtaggtaacactgattttagaacagctaaggggggttcACTCCGCTTGCGTGTCGTGCCTTACAACGCCCCTTAGgtgttctaaaatcagtgttacctacggactcgagtggcttattgcttaaattaACTCCTGTCTTATAATTTAAAGAATAACAATGAACAAAAACAGCCATCTAGTCAGTTTCCAGGACTTGTGCGTCATGAAGAATGCATGCATGTCCTGAACAGCAAGCTGCCATAGGTAAACATCTGTTTCTGATTTCACATCAAGTGAAATCACAAGTGCTGATAACATAAGTAGCAGGGTACTGTGCTTCTCAACGCCCATTTATTACGACTTCTGCTGCAATAAACTTGCAGAAACATGCAAAGAAACCAGCTGGCAtgataacacagacacacacacaacacacatgtaaCCTTAAGTAAGCACACTGGCACCTAAACACATGCAGAAGAAAGCACtcactccgacacacacacacacacacataaaatcactcaccaatacattttttctctcatacacacacacatgcattgacAAAAAAATGTATAGAAAGAGCCTATTAAAGAGGCAAGTCTCACCCTGTCCTTGAGTTTCTTGATCTCATTGGGGGTGAGGCAATCAGCCTTGGCGATAAGAGGAATGATGTTCACCTTTTCGTGAAGGGCCTTCATGAACTCCACATCGATCGGCCTCAGCCTGCACAGAACAGGACAGGACATTAATCAATCAACCCCGACCAACACACAAGTAGCATacgtttacacaaacacacacacacacacacaaaaacacacacacactcaaccaccaCCACTTTTTAATTTGTAGTGTTTAGAAGTTTTGACATATCAGAGCTGTTAAacataaattgtgtgtgtgtgtgtgtgtgtgtgtgtgcttacccaTGTCCAAATGGTGGTATGAAGTATAGACAGCAGTGTACACGGTTGTCTAAAATGTTCTTTCTGTTGAGCCCGCTCTCATCTCTGAAGTACTGCTCAAACTGCTGATCAATGTAGTCTGTGATGGGCTTCCAGCTgtgtcacacagagagagagagagagagagagagagagagagaaagaaaggcaaaCAGACAGCAATTTAGAATCCCTAATGTTTAGGAAAATTGCTACCTAAGTAAAGCGCATAAATGAATAGTGAAGAATAGTGAATAATTAACATAAAATCACAGAAGTGCTCAAAAGCTGTTTGGGACACATCCTGTGACCAGATCAAATATGCATTTGATAATCCGCATCATTTAAAGCAGATTTATTTCTGTGTATCGTTACTTTGTAAACATTTTCACTGTGATCATCAGATTAAAACTAAACTATATTTGACCTAATTTAATTTTAATCTAGAATGAGCGCAGTGAAAATAAATCTGCTGGATCATGAGGCTACTGAAGGCCACTGTTCAGTTTATTTTATGTAGAAGAGCAAGACTTCATGCAAACATATATGTACAAAGAAATAACACCTTGTTAAGACTAGATACACATTCAGATTGATTCGAAGATCAGTTCATATGGAATTGAATATTGGCCAGTGCACACAAGATTGTTATCAGATCACATGTCAGTTCAAATTCCCTCTATGTGGAAACCTACTTGGCCATTGCCATTAATTAATCTAATTCAAATCTGATTTCTGATGATCAGTCAAAGATCAGCTAAAGATCAGCTGAGCGGAACCTCTTACCATTCGTTGTTGTTGACGGCGTCTCCAAAGCCGGGTGTGTCCACGATGGTGAGCTTGAGCTTCACACCCTTCTCTTCAATGTCCACCGTATGTTTGGTGATCTCTACCGTCTGGCTGATgcgttctgcacacacacacacacaaaactctgtCAAATCAACCACACTGAAGTtaaccaacaaacacacacacacacacacacacacacattcacagcatacacagaaacaaacaaaaacacacacacaccttcactcaACATTTCAACACAACCATTAGCCTAATCCCTAACACCATATGTGGCACCCTGTCTGTCCAATCCGTTCGCATGAACACAACTCCATATCAGACTAGCTGAGACTAACTGACTCCTTGAGCTCCCAGGTCTCAGCTGTCTGAGAGGTGGGTGCCTTCTTTTCCCTCTCCTGGTGGAAACTATGACGCAACAGGATCAGCTGGTCTTCGGAAAGTGCACACAGGGGGAAAATATGTCAGATGTGCGTGGAAAATGCTCCCCAACAGCTCAGATGCTTTGGCTCTGTCGGGTTACTCAGTGGAGAAAACACATGCAGAGAGTCTATTCATccacacatttacatttcagaTAGTGTATTGTGCAGACAACTATGCATGTATAGATATTTCATGTCACTAAAATGGAGCCTTAGCTGGTCCTGCATATTTTATCATTATCCTTTTAAATCCCGTTGTCATCTGCTATATTATGGGCTTCTGTTTTTCAGAATCCAGAGCTAATTGAGCCTCAAAACCTCAAATAAACCTTcaaatatttctttctttttttatgtagGGTACTATGTTGTGAGAGGCGTGGTAAATAGCTATTGTTACACCAACATAATAGGCATGGCTTCATGAGTCTGTTGTCATGGTGATGAGGCAGCAAAGACTGTCAGTAGTGGTTGCCATGGAGACGCGTGGTGGTGGCGGAATTCTCACCCTCTGCGTTCAGTAGCTTCCTGTCCTTGTAGAGGTCTGTGAGAAACAGGCTGTTCACCAGAGTGGACTTGCCAAGCCCAGACTCACCTAAACAACatcaaacaacaataaaaacaatatagACAACAAATATGAACAACTGACTCTGGATAAAAAAAGAGACAACACATAAAAATGAAACTATAAACTCTTCGCTATGAACTAAGGATCAGTGAGCCAATCTCAACATCAGTTCATGCCATTCATTCCAAAATGAGGTAGAGTTTGAATCACTTTTCAAAGTCGACATTTATTTTGGATTAAGAGCTTCTtttacaacacacagacacacagacacacacacacacacacacacacacacacatacatacacacacacacgttcacagcTACAGTACACTGGGGTTTGGGTTTCTGAATGCAGCCCTCGAATTTCATACTGGCCTTAGAGTCAACCTCAGTGcccactgaatgtgtgtgtgtgtgtgtgtgtgtgtgtgtgtgtgtgtgtgtgtgtgtgtgtgtttctgttgtaagacaaaatatgtgtgtgtgtgtgtgtgtgtgtgtgtgtgtgtgtgtgtgtgtgtgtgtgtgtgtgtgtgtgtgtgtagctgtgtcaCTCACCAGCCACCATGAGTGTGAAGTCAAAGCCCTTCTTCACAGACTTCCTGTGGACTTGGTTAGGGAGCGTGGCGAAACCCACATACTGCCTATCCTAAaacagaatgggagagagagagagagagagagagagagagagagagagagagaataagaaggAGTTAAGTGTCACTATATGTGTTTGAACAGAAACATGATTCAGAGAAGGAGAATGAAATTGTGAAATCACACCAGAAGACCTGACATTGCTGACAGCAGCAGATTACAACAGCACTGAGAAATCTGGGAGCAGTCAGAATCACGGTGTGTGTCCCTATATGTCTTtgggtgtgtttgagagagtgagggtgagTGAGTGGTGTTGGCTCGACTCCACAGTCAAACCAGTCCAGCAGACAGGACAGGAGGTTTGCCTCCTGACGACTGAAGGGCAAATCAATGAGCCTTTTCACaaactctcacagacacacacacacacacacacacacagacagacagacagacacacactcacacacacacacacacacacacacacacacacacacacacacacacacacacaaacacacacacatgccaataTACGTTGCCAACACAGTTCAGAAGTTGTCATGCACATTTCCGTCTCCCTCTTGAGACACAAAAGCCCAGAACCCTCAGAAGTTCCGCTACCCTCTGCGACTGAACACAAAGACAGAAAtaaagcaatcacacacacacacacacacacacgcacacacgcacacacgcacacacacacacacacacacacacacacacagaaagtgagagagcgGGTTAGTCGCTCGTTAAAACAAGAGAGCAGTCATCAGAAAGGGAGGAGGGAAAAAGAGGAAATCTGGCCCAAAGTCAGGAGTCCAGTGTGCAAGAAAGATGGTGTGAAAAATGATAatctcagagaaagagagagagagaaaaaagagagagagaaagagagattctcTTCCCAAATTTCCCTCTTTTCCCCTTcctttctgtttctgtgtctttcactctgtctcattcactcttttctctctctctctctctctcactcactcactcattcttttctctgtgatttctctctctctccttctccactccttctccttctctctctccctctccttccctccttctctctctctgttgttctgTA includes the following:
- the sept5a gene encoding septin 5a isoform X2: MSTNIRYKNRFIKPEDSEDRQYVGFATLPNQVHRKSVKKGFDFTLMVAGESGLGKSTLVNSLFLTDLYKDRKLLNAEERISQTVEITKHTVDIEEKGVKLKLTIVDTPGFGDAVNNNECWKPITDYIDQQFEQYFRDESGLNRKNILDNRVHCCLYFIPPFGHGLRPIDVEFMKALHEKVNIIPLIAKADCLTPNEIKKLKDRVRDEIEKFGIKVYQFPECDSDEDEEFKQLDKELKECTPFAVIGSNTVVEARGQRVRGRVYPWGIVEVENQSHCDFVKLRSMLIRSHMHDLKDVTCDVHYENYRAQCIQDMTSKLTQDNRVDSPIPILPVPTPDAETERLIKMKDEELKRMQEMLEKMQQQIHEKDQ
- the sept5a gene encoding septin 5a isoform X1, with amino-acid sequence MDAILQEKLAEKLLCPRARSSRQKDRQYVGFATLPNQVHRKSVKKGFDFTLMVAGESGLGKSTLVNSLFLTDLYKDRKLLNAEERISQTVEITKHTVDIEEKGVKLKLTIVDTPGFGDAVNNNECWKPITDYIDQQFEQYFRDESGLNRKNILDNRVHCCLYFIPPFGHGLRPIDVEFMKALHEKVNIIPLIAKADCLTPNEIKKLKDRVRDEIEKFGIKVYQFPECDSDEDEEFKQLDKELKECTPFAVIGSNTVVEARGQRVRGRVYPWGIVEVENQSHCDFVKLRSMLIRSHMHDLKDVTCDVHYENYRAQCIQDMTSKLTQDNRVDSPIPILPVPTPDAETERLIKMKDEELKRMQEMLEKMQQQIHEKDQ